A genomic window from Spiroplasma endosymbiont of Labia minor includes:
- a CDS encoding uracil-DNA glycosylase encodes MMKIDSSWQDFFSQEYKKDYYKKLMKQIEFEYKNKNVFPSHDDLFRLFSLVKSENIKVVIIGQDPYHGINQANGLAFSTNSFKTPPSLKNIFKELKDDLGVDHSFANSLDGWAKQGIFLMNAIWTVEEKTPLSHESTGWLIFSKNLLNYLLKINSNVIFCLWGNFAKNLYNNLESKSNFVIESGHPSPFSWKYFHNTKPFSKINQILISQNQPIIDWSK; translated from the coding sequence ATGATGAAAATAGATTCAAGCTGGCAGGATTTTTTTTCTCAAGAATACAAAAAAGATTATTATAAAAAATTGATGAAGCAAATAGAATTTGAATATAAAAATAAAAATGTATTTCCAAGTCATGATGATCTTTTTCGATTATTTTCACTTGTTAAATCAGAAAATATTAAAGTTGTGATTATTGGGCAAGATCCATATCATGGTATAAATCAAGCAAATGGATTAGCTTTTTCAACAAATTCTTTTAAAACACCGCCATCTTTAAAAAATATTTTCAAGGAATTGAAAGATGACTTAGGTGTTGATCATTCATTTGCAAATTCACTAGATGGATGGGCAAAACAAGGTATTTTCCTAATGAATGCAATTTGAACAGTGGAAGAAAAAACACCATTAAGTCACGAATCAACCGGGTGGTTAATTTTTTCAAAAAATCTCTTAAATTATTTATTAAAAATTAATTCAAATGTTATTTTTTGTTTGTGAGGTAATTTTGCAAAAAATCTATATAATAATTTAGAAAGTAAAAGTAATTTTGTTATTGAATCTGGACATCCTTCACCATTTAGTTGAAAATATTTTCATAATACAAAACCTTTTTCAAAAATAAATCAAATTTTAATATCACAGAACCAGCCAATCATAGATTGATCAAAATAG